The following are encoded in a window of Sinomonas cyclohexanicum genomic DNA:
- a CDS encoding TetR/AcrR family transcriptional regulator has product MEIQERIDGRRARGEQSRRAVLAEAVDLASVEGLEGLTIGRLATAVGASKSGVGALFGTKEGLQLATVEAARQIFVEHVITAARGEARGLRRLCAVVRLWLDYSRRRVFAGGCFFQSTAVEFDARPGPVRDALAAALRDWDSYLAHAVQTAMDLGELPGLHDAAQLAFEIDAVFNEANNRSLLLGTDVPYVRARAAIEARLAGLGADPSVLAALPDVGTRG; this is encoded by the coding sequence GTGGAGATCCAGGAACGCATCGATGGGCGCCGGGCCCGCGGAGAGCAGTCGCGTCGGGCTGTCTTGGCCGAGGCCGTTGACCTCGCATCCGTCGAGGGGCTCGAGGGGCTCACGATCGGGCGACTCGCAACGGCGGTCGGGGCCAGCAAGAGCGGGGTCGGCGCGCTCTTCGGAACCAAGGAGGGCCTCCAGCTGGCGACCGTCGAGGCGGCCCGCCAGATCTTCGTGGAGCACGTGATCACCGCCGCGCGCGGCGAGGCGAGGGGCCTGAGGCGACTGTGCGCCGTCGTGCGTCTATGGCTCGACTACTCTCGCCGCCGGGTCTTCGCCGGAGGCTGCTTCTTCCAGTCCACGGCCGTCGAGTTCGACGCCCGTCCCGGTCCCGTGCGGGACGCACTGGCGGCGGCGCTGCGGGACTGGGACTCGTACCTCGCGCATGCGGTCCAGACCGCGATGGACCTCGGTGAGCTGCCCGGCCTGCACGACGCCGCGCAGCTCGCGTTCGAGATCGATGCAGTGTTCAACGAGGCCAACAACCGATCTCTCCTGCTCGGCACGGACGTCCCCTACGTGCGGGCCCGGGCGGCGATCGAGGCCCGGCTCGCAGGGCTGGGGGCGGATCCGAGCGTGCTCGCGGCGCT
- a CDS encoding alpha/beta hydrolase, translating into MLSQSTVVVRRDRLPAPGTPAAPLLRAISLLPPSVAAAAAFPLFMRVGPRRAVNPDEEQTHLAADWSRVPVPGLHGHGGSAVTYRWGSGERPVLLVHGWGGRASQFAPLVRELRYAGLTVVAFDAPAHGESPGRGTFILDFMGAMRELERLHGPFGAVVAHSFGSLATLVAVAEGLGAGRVATVAGMADAGHLVASFATATGLSAPAAHALRGRFARRVFPTEPDVYGRFSAVSHPLPAAVPLLVVHDAGDRRVPATEAGRLVAANTGHAQFLQTSGLGHQRILGDAGVLARITEFVAG; encoded by the coding sequence ATGCTCAGCCAGTCCACCGTCGTCGTGCGCCGCGACCGCCTGCCGGCCCCGGGCACTCCCGCAGCCCCGCTGCTGCGTGCAATCTCGCTCCTCCCGCCCAGCGTCGCCGCGGCGGCAGCCTTCCCCCTGTTCATGCGCGTCGGCCCGCGGCGGGCGGTGAACCCGGACGAGGAGCAGACACACCTCGCCGCCGACTGGTCGCGGGTCCCCGTGCCCGGCCTGCACGGGCATGGCGGCAGCGCGGTCACGTACCGGTGGGGGTCCGGCGAGCGCCCGGTGCTCCTCGTCCACGGCTGGGGCGGCCGCGCCTCGCAGTTTGCGCCGCTCGTGCGGGAGCTGCGCTACGCCGGGCTCACCGTTGTCGCGTTCGACGCCCCGGCCCACGGCGAATCCCCGGGGCGCGGCACGTTCATCCTCGACTTCATGGGCGCGATGCGCGAGCTCGAGCGCCTGCATGGGCCGTTCGGGGCCGTCGTCGCCCACTCTTTCGGCTCCCTCGCGACGCTTGTCGCGGTCGCGGAGGGACTCGGCGCGGGCCGCGTCGCAACCGTCGCGGGGATGGCCGACGCCGGCCACCTCGTCGCGTCGTTCGCCACCGCGACCGGGCTCTCGGCCCCGGCGGCGCACGCGCTCCGGGGCCGGTTCGCCCGGCGCGTGTTCCCCACGGAGCCGGACGTCTACGGGCGCTTCTCCGCCGTGAGCCACCCCCTCCCGGCGGCGGTTCCGCTCCTCGTGGTGCACGACGCCGGTGATCGCCGCGTGCCGGCCACCGAGGCCGGGCGTCTGGTCGCGGCCAACACCGGCCACGCGCAGTTCCTTCAGACCAGCGGCCTCGGCCACCAGCGGATCCTCGGCGACGCCGGAGTACTCGCCCGGATCACGGAGTTCGTCGCCGGCTGA
- a CDS encoding gamma-glutamyl-gamma-aminobutyrate hydrolase family protein, protein MSTPAPGPRIAVTWADTAPSHTPEFHEELATLTANAAAALEAAGAIAVVLDSAADELPTAEAFDGVLVMGGGDVDPALYGGDSAHPTLSGVDRRADDAEARLVRDALAARRPVLGICRGLQLINVALGGTLIEDLGRGMHRDHDDPRAPMPLHDVRLTPGTRLAALLGATGTTTRVVSGHHQAVGRVADPLRVCATASDGVVEALEARDSDSWIVAVQWHPEDAQTRTAAPGQLEAILGAFVAAAGERAESRTPLSRRRTP, encoded by the coding sequence ATGAGCACTCCAGCCCCGGGCCCTCGGATCGCAGTGACGTGGGCAGACACCGCGCCCTCGCACACCCCGGAGTTCCACGAGGAGCTCGCCACCCTCACCGCGAACGCGGCGGCGGCCCTCGAAGCGGCGGGCGCGATCGCCGTCGTGCTGGATTCCGCGGCGGACGAGCTGCCGACCGCGGAGGCGTTTGACGGCGTGCTGGTCATGGGAGGCGGCGACGTGGACCCCGCGCTGTACGGCGGCGATTCGGCGCACCCCACCCTTTCGGGGGTGGACCGCCGCGCGGACGACGCCGAGGCGCGCCTCGTGCGCGACGCGCTCGCCGCGCGCCGCCCGGTCCTCGGGATCTGCCGCGGGCTCCAGCTCATCAACGTCGCACTCGGCGGCACCCTCATCGAGGACCTGGGGCGCGGAATGCACCGCGACCACGACGACCCCAGGGCGCCGATGCCCCTCCACGACGTCCGCCTTACGCCCGGCACGCGGCTTGCCGCACTGCTGGGGGCCACCGGTACGACTACTCGGGTCGTGTCTGGGCACCACCAGGCCGTGGGGCGCGTTGCCGACCCCCTGCGGGTCTGCGCCACGGCATCGGACGGGGTCGTCGAGGCGCTCGAGGCCAGAGACTCCGACTCCTGGATCGTCGCGGTCCAGTGGCATCCCGAGGACGCCCAGACCCGCACGGCGGCTCCGGGCCAGCTCGAGGCGATCCTCGGCGCCTTCGTCGCAGCGGCCGGTGAACGGGCGGAATCCCGGACTCCCCTCAGCCGGCGACGAACTCCGTGA